A window of Macrotis lagotis isolate mMagLag1 chromosome X, bilby.v1.9.chrom.fasta, whole genome shotgun sequence contains these coding sequences:
- the LOC141501223 gene encoding ceramide synthase 4-like isoform X1, with the protein MVRAPTPSDDSSTGTRMLTSLYEWFWKDEYWFPPGYSWADTEDSDGVTYPHPRDLLTSIPLALVLMVIRFGFERVIAMPLSRALGVRDRLRVKAAPNPILENFFQTHDKNPKEAQLNQLASQSGLSVRQAQRWFRRRRNQDRPLLSKKFCEACWRFLFYFSSSFGGFLVLYNETWLWEPKTCWDKYPFQPLQPAMYWWYLLELGFYLSLLLTLPFDIKRKDLKEQVIHHFVTVILIGFSYSANLLRIGTLVLLLHDVSDFLMEACKMFNYAQWRHLCDTLFVIFALVFIVSRLILFPTKILYTTYYDTMVTFKPFFGYYFFNVLLMVLQVLHVFWSGLILRMVYKFVLAGRMQNDIRSDMEEQNTSDEKSEAPRQKNGRLQSNNKTDTCNALRARGAGPSHLANGHVPAT; encoded by the exons ATGGTGAGGGCTCCTACTCCATCTGATGACAGCTCAACTGGAACCAG GATGCTGACCAGTCTGTATGAGTGGTTTTGGAAGGATGAGTACTGGTTCCCTCCTGGGTACTCATGGGCAGACACTGAAGATTCAGATGGGGTCACCTACCCTCACCCCAGGGACCTGCTGACATCTATTCCCCTAGCATTGGTCTTAAtggtcatcagatttggctttGAGAG GGTCATCGCAATGCCCCTGAGCAGGGCTTTGGGTGTGCGTGATCGACTCAGGGTCAAGGCTGCCCCCAATCCCATCCTGGAGAACTTTTTCCAGACCCATGATAAGAATCCAAAAGAG GCTCAGTTGAATCAATTGGCCAGTCAGAGTGGCCTCTCTGTGAGGCAGGCCCAGCGCTGGTTTCGGCGTCGGAGAAACCAAGATCGACCATTACTGAGCAAGAAATTCTGTGAAGCCTG TtggagatttttattttacttctcttcttcttttggaGGCTTCCTCGTGCTCTACAAT GAAACATGGTTGTGGGAACCCAAGACATGCTGGGACAAATATCCCTTCCAG CCTCTGCAGCCTGCAATGTACTGGTGGTACCTCCTTGAACTTGGCTTCTACCTCTCTTTGCTGCTGACTCTACCCTTTGATATTAAGAGAAAG GACTTAAAGGAGCAGGTCATCCACCACTTTGTCACTGTCATTTTGATTGGATTCTCTTATTCTGCTAATCTCCTGCGCATTGGTACCTTGGTGTTACTGCTACATGATGTATCTGACTTTCTCATGGAG GCCTGTAAAATGTTTAATTATGCACAGTGGAGGCATCTCTGTGACACACTCTTCGTCATCTTTGCCCTGGTGTTCATCGTTAGCCGGCTCATTCTCTTCCCAACCAA AATCCTCTACACCACCTACTATGATACCATGGTCACATTCAAGCCCTTCTTTGGATACTATTTCTTCAATGTCCTCCTCATGGTCCTTCAGGTTCTCCATGTCTTCTGGTCCGGCCTCATCCTCCGTATGGTCTACAAGTTTGTTTTAGCTGGCAGG ATGCAGAATGACATAAGGAGTGACATGGAAGAACAGAACACAAGTGATGAGAAGTCCGAGGCACCTCGACAGAAGAATGGGAGACTCCAGTCTAATAATAAAACAGACACTTGTAATGCCCTCCGTGCTCGGGGGGCTGGGCCCAGCCACTTGGCCAATGGGCACGTCCCAGCAACATAG
- the LOC141501223 gene encoding ceramide synthase 4-like isoform X2, with the protein MLPFQSLRHTYGTTRMLTSLYEWFWKDEYWFPPGYSWADTEDSDGVTYPHPRDLLTSIPLALVLMVIRFGFERVIAMPLSRALGVRDRLRVKAAPNPILENFFQTHDKNPKEAQLNQLASQSGLSVRQAQRWFRRRRNQDRPLLSKKFCEACWRFLFYFSSSFGGFLVLYNETWLWEPKTCWDKYPFQPLQPAMYWWYLLELGFYLSLLLTLPFDIKRKDLKEQVIHHFVTVILIGFSYSANLLRIGTLVLLLHDVSDFLMEACKMFNYAQWRHLCDTLFVIFALVFIVSRLILFPTKILYTTYYDTMVTFKPFFGYYFFNVLLMVLQVLHVFWSGLILRMVYKFVLAGRMQNDIRSDMEEQNTSDEKSEAPRQKNGRLQSNNKTDTCNALRARGAGPSHLANGHVPAT; encoded by the exons ATGCTTCCATTCCAATCTCTTAGGCACACTTATGGCACTACCAG GATGCTGACCAGTCTGTATGAGTGGTTTTGGAAGGATGAGTACTGGTTCCCTCCTGGGTACTCATGGGCAGACACTGAAGATTCAGATGGGGTCACCTACCCTCACCCCAGGGACCTGCTGACATCTATTCCCCTAGCATTGGTCTTAAtggtcatcagatttggctttGAGAG GGTCATCGCAATGCCCCTGAGCAGGGCTTTGGGTGTGCGTGATCGACTCAGGGTCAAGGCTGCCCCCAATCCCATCCTGGAGAACTTTTTCCAGACCCATGATAAGAATCCAAAAGAG GCTCAGTTGAATCAATTGGCCAGTCAGAGTGGCCTCTCTGTGAGGCAGGCCCAGCGCTGGTTTCGGCGTCGGAGAAACCAAGATCGACCATTACTGAGCAAGAAATTCTGTGAAGCCTG TtggagatttttattttacttctcttcttcttttggaGGCTTCCTCGTGCTCTACAAT GAAACATGGTTGTGGGAACCCAAGACATGCTGGGACAAATATCCCTTCCAG CCTCTGCAGCCTGCAATGTACTGGTGGTACCTCCTTGAACTTGGCTTCTACCTCTCTTTGCTGCTGACTCTACCCTTTGATATTAAGAGAAAG GACTTAAAGGAGCAGGTCATCCACCACTTTGTCACTGTCATTTTGATTGGATTCTCTTATTCTGCTAATCTCCTGCGCATTGGTACCTTGGTGTTACTGCTACATGATGTATCTGACTTTCTCATGGAG GCCTGTAAAATGTTTAATTATGCACAGTGGAGGCATCTCTGTGACACACTCTTCGTCATCTTTGCCCTGGTGTTCATCGTTAGCCGGCTCATTCTCTTCCCAACCAA AATCCTCTACACCACCTACTATGATACCATGGTCACATTCAAGCCCTTCTTTGGATACTATTTCTTCAATGTCCTCCTCATGGTCCTTCAGGTTCTCCATGTCTTCTGGTCCGGCCTCATCCTCCGTATGGTCTACAAGTTTGTTTTAGCTGGCAGG ATGCAGAATGACATAAGGAGTGACATGGAAGAACAGAACACAAGTGATGAGAAGTCCGAGGCACCTCGACAGAAGAATGGGAGACTCCAGTCTAATAATAAAACAGACACTTGTAATGCCCTCCGTGCTCGGGGGGCTGGGCCCAGCCACTTGGCCAATGGGCACGTCCCAGCAACATAG
- the LOC141501223 gene encoding ceramide synthase 4-like isoform X3 — protein MLTSLYEWFWKDEYWFPPGYSWADTEDSDGVTYPHPRDLLTSIPLALVLMVIRFGFERVIAMPLSRALGVRDRLRVKAAPNPILENFFQTHDKNPKEAQLNQLASQSGLSVRQAQRWFRRRRNQDRPLLSKKFCEACWRFLFYFSSSFGGFLVLYNETWLWEPKTCWDKYPFQPLQPAMYWWYLLELGFYLSLLLTLPFDIKRKDLKEQVIHHFVTVILIGFSYSANLLRIGTLVLLLHDVSDFLMEACKMFNYAQWRHLCDTLFVIFALVFIVSRLILFPTKILYTTYYDTMVTFKPFFGYYFFNVLLMVLQVLHVFWSGLILRMVYKFVLAGRMQNDIRSDMEEQNTSDEKSEAPRQKNGRLQSNNKTDTCNALRARGAGPSHLANGHVPAT, from the exons ATGCTGACCAGTCTGTATGAGTGGTTTTGGAAGGATGAGTACTGGTTCCCTCCTGGGTACTCATGGGCAGACACTGAAGATTCAGATGGGGTCACCTACCCTCACCCCAGGGACCTGCTGACATCTATTCCCCTAGCATTGGTCTTAAtggtcatcagatttggctttGAGAG GGTCATCGCAATGCCCCTGAGCAGGGCTTTGGGTGTGCGTGATCGACTCAGGGTCAAGGCTGCCCCCAATCCCATCCTGGAGAACTTTTTCCAGACCCATGATAAGAATCCAAAAGAG GCTCAGTTGAATCAATTGGCCAGTCAGAGTGGCCTCTCTGTGAGGCAGGCCCAGCGCTGGTTTCGGCGTCGGAGAAACCAAGATCGACCATTACTGAGCAAGAAATTCTGTGAAGCCTG TtggagatttttattttacttctcttcttcttttggaGGCTTCCTCGTGCTCTACAAT GAAACATGGTTGTGGGAACCCAAGACATGCTGGGACAAATATCCCTTCCAG CCTCTGCAGCCTGCAATGTACTGGTGGTACCTCCTTGAACTTGGCTTCTACCTCTCTTTGCTGCTGACTCTACCCTTTGATATTAAGAGAAAG GACTTAAAGGAGCAGGTCATCCACCACTTTGTCACTGTCATTTTGATTGGATTCTCTTATTCTGCTAATCTCCTGCGCATTGGTACCTTGGTGTTACTGCTACATGATGTATCTGACTTTCTCATGGAG GCCTGTAAAATGTTTAATTATGCACAGTGGAGGCATCTCTGTGACACACTCTTCGTCATCTTTGCCCTGGTGTTCATCGTTAGCCGGCTCATTCTCTTCCCAACCAA AATCCTCTACACCACCTACTATGATACCATGGTCACATTCAAGCCCTTCTTTGGATACTATTTCTTCAATGTCCTCCTCATGGTCCTTCAGGTTCTCCATGTCTTCTGGTCCGGCCTCATCCTCCGTATGGTCTACAAGTTTGTTTTAGCTGGCAGG ATGCAGAATGACATAAGGAGTGACATGGAAGAACAGAACACAAGTGATGAGAAGTCCGAGGCACCTCGACAGAAGAATGGGAGACTCCAGTCTAATAATAAAACAGACACTTGTAATGCCCTCCGTGCTCGGGGGGCTGGGCCCAGCCACTTGGCCAATGGGCACGTCCCAGCAACATAG